The DNA region TAAAGAAAGTGCCACATCTGTCATTCAAATTTTACAAAAAAACACTCCGATTACTGAGATTTTAGAGCAAATAGTTATATTTACAGAGAAATACTACTTAGTTTTGAAAGCAGGAAGATACGATTCCCTGCACGATGAATACTTGCAACGCCTTTACAATTACAATATCGCAGCTACTTATAAGCAAAGCGGAACAGTTTTTGAAGGAACTATTAAAGGAGTTACCGACAATGGTAGGTTGCTCGTTCAAACCGAACAGGAGTTGGTTTCTTTCAACTTTAAGGAAATAGAATTCACACACACAAAATAAACACACAATGAAAAAAATCACCATGGCGCTTTCGCTGGTATTATTTACCGTTTTGGGAGCGTTCGCACAAATTGAAAAACCAGTAACCTGGTCGTACGCCGCTAAAAAAGTGAGCAGCACTGAAGCAGTTTTGTATATTAAGGCTACAATTGATGATAAATGGCACATTTATTCGCAAAACATGCAAGATGGAGGCCCTATTAAAACCAGTTTCACGTTTTCGCCTTCTAAAGACTTTTCTCTTATAGGAAAAACCATTGAACCAAAGGCCATTAAAAAATACGAAAGCACTTTTAAAATGAACGTAAGCTACTTCGAAAATGCGGTAGTGTTTCAACAGAAGGTAAAGCTAAACAAAGCGGCTACAACCGTTAAAGGCAAAGTAGAGTTTATGGTATGTAACGATAAACAATGTTTGCCGCCGGATGAAGTTGAATTTAGTATTCCCGTTAAGTAATTGAAAGCAAAATAATTACAA from Pedobacter endophyticus includes:
- a CDS encoding protein-disulfide reductase DsbD N-terminal domain-containing protein, with translation MKKITMALSLVLFTVLGAFAQIEKPVTWSYAAKKVSSTEAVLYIKATIDDKWHIYSQNMQDGGPIKTSFTFSPSKDFSLIGKTIEPKAIKKYESTFKMNVSYFENAVVFQQKVKLNKAATTVKGKVEFMVCNDKQCLPPDEVEFSIPVK